The following coding sequences lie in one Arachis ipaensis cultivar K30076 chromosome B03, Araip1.1, whole genome shotgun sequence genomic window:
- the LOC107628896 gene encoding guanine nucleotide-binding protein subunit beta — MSLSQPKMSVAELKERHLAATDTLNNLKQRLNHTRRSLLDTDLAGYARSQGKSPVTFGPTDLVCCRTLQGHTGKVYSLDWTSERNRIVSASQDGRLIVWNALTRQKIHAIKLPCAWVMTTAFSPTGQSVACGGLDSVCSIFNLNSATDKDGNLPVSRMLSGHKGYISSCQYVPDEDTHLITGSGDQTCVLWDITTGLKTSVFGGEFQSGHTADVLSISINGSNSRIFASGSCDATARLWDTRVASRAVRTFHGHEGDVNSVKFFPDGNRFGTGSDDGTCRLFDIRTGHQLQVYCQKHSDNDIPPVTSIAFSISGRLLFAGYTNGDCYVWDTLLAKVVLNLGSLQDSHEGRISCLGLAADGSALCTGSWDTNLKIWAFGGHRRMV; from the exons ATGTCCCTTTCTCAACCCAAAATGTCCGTTGCTGAGCTCAAGGAGCGTCACTTAGCTGCCACTGACACACTCAACAATCTCAAACAACGTTTAAACCACACACGCCGTTCTTTGCTTGATACTGATC TTGCTGGGTATGCGAGGTCTCAGGGCAAGAGTCCTGTGACTTTTGGCCCCACCGATCTGGTTTGCTGTAGAACTTTGCAGGGACATACAGGAAAG GTGTATTCATTAGATTGGACGTCTGAGAGGAATCGGATTGTTAGTGCATCCCAAGATGGCCGATTAATCGTGTGGAATGCTCTAACAAGGCAGAAAATCCATGCCATAAAGCTTCCTTGTGCATGGGTCATGACAACTGCTTTCTCACCAACTGGTCAGTCGGTTGCATGCGGTGGTCTTGATAGTGTTTGCTCTATTTTCAATCTGAATTCCGCCACTGACAAGGATGGGAATCTACCTGTTTCCCGGATGCTTAGCGGACACAAGGGTTACATTTCATCTTGTCAATATGTTCCAGATGAAGACACTCACTTAATTACTGGTTCTGGTGATCAGACTTGTGTTCTATGGGATATTACTACTGGCCTTAAAACCTCTGTCTTCGGAGGTGAATTTCAGTCTGGACATACTGCAGATGTACTTAG CATCTCCATTAACGGCTCCAACTCAAGAATATTTGCATCTGGTTCATGTGATGCCACTGCTCGATTATGGGATACTCGTGTGGCAAGTCGAGCAGTTCGGACATTCCATGGGCATGAAGGAGATGTTAATTCAGTCAAGTTCTTTCCAGATGGAAATAGATTTGGTACTGGCTCAGATGATGGAACATGCAGATTGTTTGACATTCGGACTGGACATCAACTTCAAGTATATTGTCAGAAGCACAGTGACAATGACATTCCACCCGTGACCTCCATTGCATTCTCCATATCAGGAAGACTCCTTTTTGCTGGATACACAAATGGAGATTGCTATGTCTGGGACACTTTGTTGGCAAAG GTGGTGTTGAATTTAGGGTCTCTTCAAGACTCTCATGAGGGCAGGATCAGCTGTTTAGGTCTGGCAGCTGATGGAAGTGCCTTGTGTACAGGAAGTTGGGACACAAACCTAAAG ATATGGGCATTTGGAGGGCATAGGAGGATGGTCTGA
- the LOC107628892 gene encoding coatomer subunit gamma-2, whose translation MAQPLVKKDDDHDDEAEYSPFLGIEKGAVLQEARVFNDPQLDARRCSQVITKLLYLLNQGDTFTKVEATEVFFAVTKLFQSRDLGLRRMVYLIIKELSPSSDEVIIVTSSLMKDMNSKIDMYRANAIRVLCRITDGTLLTQIERYLKQAIVDKNPVVASAALVSGIHLLQTNPEIVKRWSNEVQEAVQSRSPLVQFHALALLHQIRQNDRLAVSKLVTSLTRGTVRSPLAQCLLIRYTSQVIRESGNNTQSGDRPFYDYLEGCLRHKSEMVIFEAARAITELNGVTSRELTPAITVLQLFLSSSKPVLRFAAVRTLNKVAMKHSMAVTNCNIDMESLISDQNRSIATLAITTLLKTGNESSVDRLMKQITNFMSDIADEFKIVVVEAIRSLCLKFPLKYRSLMNFLSNILREEGGFDYKKAIVDSIVILIRDIPDAKESGLLHLCEFIEDCEFTYLSTQILHFLGVEGPKTSDPSKYIRYIYNRVHLENATVRASAVSTLAKFGAAVDELKPRIFVLLRRCVFDSDDEVRDRATLYQNTLGGDGSVVETDKDVKDFLFGSFDIPLVNLETSLKNYVPSEEPFDINSVPREVKSAPLAEKKAPGKKPTGLGVSSSGPPSTADSYERMLLSIPEFANFGKLFKSSAPVELTEAETEYAVNVVKHVYDKHIVFQYNCTNTIPEQLLENVIVIVDASEAEEFSEVFSKPLRSLPYDSPGQTFVAFEKPEGLATVGKFANILRFIVKEVDPSTGEAEEDGVEDEYQLEDLEVVAADYILKVGVSNFRNAWESMGADCERVDEYGLGPRESLAEAVNAVITLLGMQPCEGTEVVPPNSRSHTCLLSGVYIGNIKVLVRLSFGLDGPKDVAMKLAVRSEDETVSDAIHEIVACG comes from the exons ATGGCTCAGCCTCTAGTGAAGAAGGACGATGACCACGACGACGAAG CTGAGTATTCTCCCTTCTTGGGAATTGAAAAAGGGGCTGTTCTTCAGGAGGCCAGGGTTTTTAATGACCCGCAACTAGATGCTAGGAGATGTTCACAg GTTATTACAAAACTGTTATACCTACTGAATCAGGGAGATACATTTACAAAG GTCGAAGCCACAGAAGTTTTCTTTGCTGTGACAAAGCTCTTCCAGTCTCGAGATCTTGGGCTTAGGAGAATGGTCTACCTCATAATAAAGGAACTCTCCCCTTCTTCAGATGAG GTTATCATTGTCACAAGCTCTCTTATGAAGGACATGAATAGTAAGATTGATATGTATAGGGCAAATGCCATTCGTGTGCTTTGTCGTATCACAGATGGAACGCTCCTCACCCAAATTGAGCGGTATTTGAAACAAGCCATTGTAGATAAGAATCCAGTCGTCGCAAGTGCGGCCCTCGTTAGTGGCATACATCTCCTCCAG ACAAATCCTGAGATAGTAAAAAGGTGGAGCAATGAGGTTCAGGAAGCTGTTCAATCAAGATCACCTCTTGTACAGTTTCATGCACTGGCTTTGCTACATCAG ATACGGCAGAATGATCGACTAGCTGTTAGCAAGCTGGTTACCAGCTTGACAAGGGGAACTGTCCGCTCACCTTTGGCCCAGTGCCTTTTGATTCGTTATACAAGTCAG GTTATTCGGGAATCAGGAAATAATACACAATCAGGTGACCGCCCCTTCTATGATTATCTTGAGGGTTGCCTTCGTCACAAATCAGAGATGGTGATTTTTGAAGCTGCCAGAGCAATTACGGAGCTCAATGGTGTAACAAGCCGAGAATTAACACCAGCAATTACCGTTCTTCAGCTCTTCTTGAGTTCTTCTAAGCCAGTTTTGAGATTTGCAGCTGTCCGAACTTTGAACAAG GTTGCAATGAAACATTCAATGGCCGTCACTAACTGTAACATTGATATGGAAAGTTTGATTTCTGACCAGAACAGAAGCATTGCTACACTAGCTATTACCACTCTTTTGAAAACAGGTAACGAATCCAGCGTAGACCGTCTTATGAAGCAGATTACAAATTTCATGTCTGATATTGCGGATGAATTCAAGATTGTTGTCGTTGAAGCAATAAGATCATTATGCTTGAAGTTCCCCTTAAAATATAGATCTCT GATGAACTTCCTGAGTAACATTCTTAGGGAAGAAGGTGGTTTTGATTACAAGAAAGCAATTGTAGATTCAATTGTGATTCTGATTCGAGATATCCCTGATGCTAAGGAGAGTGGGCTGCTCCATCTTTGTGAGTTCATTGAAGATTGTGAATTCACTTATTTGTCCACACAG ATACTACACTTTCTGGGAGTTGAAGGCCCAAAGACATCAGACCCCAGCAAATATATTCGTTATATTTATAACAGAGTACATCTTGAGAATGCAACTGTTAGGGCCAGTGCTGTGAGCACGCTAGCAAAGTTTGGGGCTGCAGTTGATGAGTTAAAG CCCCGCATATTTGTTCTGCTAAGGCGGTGTGTTTTTGACAGTGATGATGAG GTCCGTGATAGGGCAACACTTTATCAGAATACGCTTGGAGGCGATGGTTCAGTTGTTGAGACTGATAAAGATGTGAAGGACTTCCTCTTTGGGTCATTTGATATCCCACTTGTCAATCTTGAGACTAGTTTGAAAAATTAT GTGCCTTCTGAAGAGCCTTTTGACATTAACTCAGTGCCCAGGGAGGTGAAGTCTGCACCTCTTGCAGAGAAGAAAGCACCTGGTAAAAAGCCAACTGGTTTGGGTGTTTCTAGTAGTGGGCCCCCGTCTACTGCTGATTCATATGAAAGGATGCTTTTGTCCATTCCTGAGTTTGCAAACTTTGGGAAGCTTTTCAAG TCCTCAGCACCAGTGGAGCTTACCGAAGCAGAGACAGAATATGCTGTTAATGTTGTTAAACACGTATATGACAAGCATATTGTGTTTCAGTACAACTGCACAAACACAATACCGGAGCAGTTGTTAGAAAAT GTTATTGTAATTGTGGATGCTTCAGAAGCAGAAGAATTTTCTGAGGTGTTCTCCAAGCCTCTCAGGTCTCTTCCTTATGATTCACCTGGGCAAACTTTTGTGGCATTCGAGAAGCCTGAGGGATTGGCAACAGTTGGAAAATTCGCTAACATTCTGAGATTTATTGTTAAAGAG GTTGACCCATCCACTGGTGAGGCAGAAGAAGATGGCGTTGAAGATGAATACCAGCTGGAGGATCTGGAGGTTGTTGCGGCAGATTACATATTGAAAGTGGGGGTCTCCAATTTCAGGAATGCTTGGGAAAGTATGGGAGCTGATTGTGAACGAGTAGATGAATATGGTCTTGGCCCGAGGGAGAGTTTGGCGGAAGCTGTAAATGCAGTCATCACTCTTCTTGGCATGCAACCTTGTGAG GGCACGGAGGTTGTCCCTCCCAATTCAAGGTCGCACACATGTTTGCTGTCAGGTGTATACATAGGGAACATCAAAGTGCTTGTGCGGTTGTCCTTCGGACTCGACGGTCCTAAGGATGTTGCAATGAAACTGGCCGTCAGATCCGAGGATGAAACCGTTAGCGATGCCATTCACGAGATTGTGGCATGCGGCTAA
- the LOC107628897 gene encoding guanine nucleotide-binding protein subunit beta-1, which produces MSLSQPKMSVAELKERHLAATDTLNNLKQRLNHTRRSLLDTDLAGYARSQGKSPVTFGPTDLVCCRTLQGHTGKVYSLDWTSERNRIVSASQDGRLIVWNALTRQKIHAIKLPCAWVMATAFSPTGQSITCGGLDSVCSIFNLNSATDKDGNLPVSRTLCGHKGYISSCQYVPDEDTHLITGSGDQTCVLWDITTGLKTSVFGGEFQSGHTADVLSISINGSNSRMFASGSCDATARLWDTRMASRAVRTFHGHEGDVNSVKLFPDGNRFGTGSEDGTCRLFDIRTGHQLQVYCQKHSDNETPPVTSIAFSISGRLLFAGYTNGDCYVWDTLLAKVVLNLGSLQDSHEGRISCLGLAADGSALCTGSWDTNLKIWAFGGHRRMI; this is translated from the exons ATGTCCCTTTCTCAACCAAAAATGTCTGTTGCTGAGCTCAAGGAGCGTCACTTAGCTGCCACTGACACACTCAACAATCTCAAACAACGTTTAAACCATACACGCCGTTCTTTGCTTGATACTGATC TTGCTGGGTATGCGAGGTCTCAGGGTAAGAGTCCTGTGACTTTTGGACCTACTGATCTGGTTTGCTGTAGAACTTTGCAGGGCCATACAGGAAAG GTGTATTCATTAGATTGGACATCTGAGAGGAATCGGATTGTTAGTGCATCCCAAGATGGTCGTTTAATTGTGTGGAATGCTCTAACAAGGCAGAAAATCCACGCCATAAAGCTTCCTTGTGCATGGGTCATGGCAACTGCTTTCTCACCAACTGGTCAGTCAATTACATGTGGTGGACTTGACAGTGTTTGCTCTATTTTCAACCTGAATTCCGCCACCGACAAGGATGGGAATCTACCTGTTTCCAGGACGCTTTGTGGACATAAGGGTTACATTTCATCTTGTCAGTATGTTCCTGACGAAGACACTCACTTAATTACTGGTTCTGGTGATCAGACTTGTGTTCTATGGGATATTACTACCGGCCTTAAAACTTCTGTCTTTGGTGGTGAATTTCAATCTGGACATACTGCAGATGTACTTAG CATCTCCATTAACGGATCCAACTCAAGAATGTTTGCATCTGGTTCTTGTGACGCCACTGCTCGATTGTGGGATACACGTATGGCAAGTCGAGCAGTTCGGACATTCCATGGGCATGAGGGAGATGTTAATTCGGTCAAGCTCTTTCCAGATGGAAATAGATTCGGAACTGGCTCGGAGGACGGAACATGCAGATTGTTTGACATTCGGACTGGACATCAACTTCAAGTATACTGTCAGAAGCACAGTGACAATGAAACACCACCCGTGACCTCCATCGCGTTCTCCATATCAGGAAGACTCCTTTTTGCCGGATACACAAATGGAGATTGCTATGTATGGGACACTTTGTTGGCAAAG GTGGTGTTGAATTTAGGGTCTCTTCAAGACTCTCATGAGGGCAGGATCAGCTGTTTAGGTCTGGCAGCTGATGGAAGTGCCTTGTGTACAGGAAGTTGGGACACAAACCTTAAG ATATGGGCATTTGGAGGGCATAGGAGGATGATTTGA
- the LOC107628895 gene encoding cyclase-associated protein 1: MIVRVMEEKLIQRLESAVSRLEALSSGSHGGAFTAGGGGADDAARDPSVVAFGDLIDEHLSKLSAAAEVIGGQVLGISNVVKEAFAAQKELLITLKHTQKPSPQGMAEFLKPLNDIIKKANAMAEGKRSDYFNHLKAAGDSLSALAWIAYTGKECGMSMPIAHVEDSWQMAEFYSNKVLVEYRNKDPNHVEWVKALKDLYVPGLRDYVKKFHPLGPVWSPTGKVIAASKAPSSNSPAAPPPPPASLLSSETSRASCSKPNVGMSAVFQQISSGDITSGLRKVTNDMKAKNRTDRTGVVGTTEKESHAAPKATPKAGPPKFELQMGRKWVVENQIENKSLVIEDCDAKQSVYVYGCKNSVLQIQGKVNNITVDKCIKMGVVFKDVVAAFEVVNCSSIEVQCQGSAPTISVDNTGGCQLYLSKDSLETSISTAKSSEINVMVPGAEPDGDWVEHALPQQYIHVFKDGRFETTPASHSGG, encoded by the exons ATGATTGTGAGAGTGATGGAAGAGAAACTTATACAGAGGTTGGAATCCGCGGTGTCGCGCTTGGAGGCTCTATCCTCCGGATCACATGGCGGAGCTTTCACGGCCGGTGGTGGTGGTGCCGATGATGCGGCGCGAGATCCGTCCGTCGTGGCATTCGGCGATCTTATTGATGAGCACCTAAGTAAGCTCTCTGCTGCGGCGGAGGTCATCGGAGGTCAGGTGTTGGGTATCAGCAACGTTGTGAAGGAAGCTTTCGCCGCGCAGAAGGAGCTTCTGATTACGCTCAAGCACACTCAG AAGCCCAGCCCTCAGGGAATGGCTGAATTTCTGAAACCATTGAATGACATTATCAAAAAAGCTAACGCAATGGCAGAAGGAAAGAGATCTGATTATTTCAATCACTTGAAGGCTGCTGGAGACAGTCTCTCAGCTCTAGCATGGATTGCATATACAGGGAAGGAATGTG GTATGAGTATGCCTATTGCGCACGTGGAAGACAGTTGGCAGATGGCTGAGTTTTATAGCAACAAG GTCCTTGTCGAGTACAGAAATAAAGACCCAAATCATGTTGAGTGGGTCAAAGCTCTGAAAGATTTATATGTACCTGGCTTGAGGGATTATGTCAAGAAATTTCATCCTTTAGGCCCTGTATGGAGTCCAACAGGAAAAGTAATTGCTGCATCAAAAGCTCCTTCATCTAATTCACCTGCTGCCCCTCCTCCTCCACCTGCTTCTCTCCTTAGTTCTGAAACATCTCGGGCTTCATGTTCTAAGCCAAATGTAGGGATGTCTGCTGTTTTTCAACAGATCAGTTCAGGAGATATTACTTCAG GTTTGAGAAAGGTTACAAATGACATGAAAGCAAAGAATCGAACGGATAGAACTGGAGTTGTTGGAACTACTGAAAAAGAAAGTCATGCAGCTCCAAAGGCAACTCCTAAAGCAGGACCTCCGAAATTTGAGCTTCAAATGGGCCGCAA GTGGGTTGTTGAAAATCAAATTGAGAATAAATCTTTGGTCATTGAAGATTGTGATGCAAAGCAGTCTGTATATGTCTATGGATGCAAGAACTCTGTTTTACAGATTCAAG GCAAGGTCAACAATATAACCGTTGACAAATGCATTAAGATGGGAGTTGTGTTTAAG GATGTTGTTGCAGCTTTTGAGGTCGTAAACTGTAGTTCGATAGAGGTGCAGTGTCAG GGTTCCGCTCCAACAATTTCCGTGGACAATACTGGAGGCTGCCAGCTTTATCTGAGCAAGGATTCTTTAGAAACATCCATATCAACGGCAAAGTCAAGTGAGATTAATGTAATGGTTCCTGGTGCTGAGCCTGATGGTGATTGG GTGGAGCATGCTTTGCCCCAACAATATATCCATGTGTTCAAGGATGGTCGTTTTGAAACAACTCCAGCTTCTCACTCTGGAGGCTAA
- the LOC107628894 gene encoding probable receptor-like serine/threonine-protein kinase At4g34500, which translates to MAVSGNSSGEPLPELNTTSSVLGVKLVVLVAIIFIAIVVTILLIFFFCFRRSRTSSCRNHRTLGKHSSGTIPLVSKEINVVKSLDLEQQQQQQQILEDVVVVDDDLKKKKKEEEEGEGTKNKKSEGEGSDDVSISGGRRSEASSMSVEDPNIGWGRWYSLKEVEVATRGFAEENVIGEGGYGIVYRGVLQDGSVVAVKNLLNNKGQAEKEFKVEVEAIGKVRHKNLVGLVGYCAEGPKRMLVYEYVNNGNLEQWLHGDVGPVSPLTWDIRMKIAIGTAKGLAYLHEGLEPKVVHRDIKSSNILLDKNWNAKVSDFGLAKLLGSEKTHVTTRVMGTFGYVSPEYASTGMLNERSDVYSFGVLLMEIITGRSPIDYSRPPGEMNLVDWFKGMVANRRGEELVDPLIEVQPSQRSLKRMLLICLRCIDLDVVKRPKMGQIVHMLEADDFPFRSEIRTLKEKDNVPSSADVSSKRVPYESKYAESIGKSRWK; encoded by the exons ATGGCGGTTTCCGGTAACTCCTCCGGCGAACCTCTACCTGAATTGAACACAACATCATCGGTTCTAGGCGTGAAGCTCGTGGTTCTAGTTGCAATTATCTTCATTGCGATCGTGGTAACGATCTTGctcatcttcttcttctgcttcagAAGAAGCAGAACCTCCTCTTGCAGAAACCACAGAACCCTCGGGAAACATAGCTCAGGAACAATCCCTCTGGTTTCAAAGGAGATCAACGTCGTCAAATCCCTAGATCTCGAACAACAACAGCAACAGCAACAGATTCTCGAAgacgttgttgttgttgatgatgatctaaagaagaagaagaaggaggaggaggaaggtgAAGGCACCAAGAATAAAAAGAGTGAGGGAGAAGGGAGTGATGACGTGTCAATTTCCGGTGGGAGAAGGAGTGAGGCGTCGTCGATGTCGGTGGAGGATCCGAACATCGGGTGGGGGAGGTGGTATAGTCTGAAGGAGGTGGAGGTGGCGACACGTGGCTTCGCGGAGGAGAATGTCATTGGTGAAGGTGGCTATGGGATTGTATACAGAGGAGTTCTGCAAGATGGTTCTGTTGTTGCCGTCAAGAATCTTCTCAACAACAA GGGTCAAGCGGAGAAGGAGTTTAAGGTGGAGGTTGAAGCCATTGGAAAAGTAAGGCATAAGAATTTGGTTGGGCTGGTAGGATATTGTGCAGAAGGTCCTAAAAG GATGCTTGTTTATGAATATGTTAACAATGGAAATTTGGAGCAGTGGCTGCATGGTGATGTAGGACCAGTTAGCCCCTTGACATGGGATATTCGGATGAAGATTGCCATTGGCACTGCTAAAGG GCTAGCTTACTTGCATGAAGGCTTAGAACCCAAAGTTGTGCACCGAGATATAAAATCCAGTAACATTCTTTTGGACAAAAACTGGAATGCCAAAGTATCCGATTTTGGACTTGCCAAGCTCTTAGGATCCGAGAAAACCCACGTGACTACGCGTGTAATGGGAACATTTGG atatgtgtcACCTGAATATGCAAGCACCGGTATGCTTAATGAGCGCAGTGATGTGTATAGCTTCGGAGTTCTTCTCATGGAGATAATTACAGGAAGATCCCCCATTGATTATTCTAGACCTCCTGGAGAG ATGAATTTGGTTGATTGGTTCAAGGGAATGGTAGCAAATCGTCGTGGTGAAGAGTTAGTCGATCCTTTAATCGAGGTTCAGCCCTCTCAAAGATCCCTGAAGCGAATGTTACTCATTTGTCTTCGCTGTATTGATTTGGATGTTGTTAAGCGACCAAAGATGGGTCAAATTGTTCATATGCTTGAGGCAGATGATTTTCCATTTCGTTCT GAAATTCGTACACTTAAAGAGAAAGACAATGTCCCTTCTTCTGCAGATGTTTCGAGTAAAAGAGTGCCATATGAATCAAAATATGCAGAGTCCATAGGAAAATCAAGATGGAAATAA